In Rhodothermales bacterium, the following proteins share a genomic window:
- a CDS encoding sigma-70 family RNA polymerase sigma factor produces the protein MQTAPLSIEECALAFVAEPVQAHRDRVVAAMEPVIRSIIAKLPLPSDVLAQASELVQVGVIATLQALDQFDPTTGTRFVTYAYARIRGEIVDHLRRLDPLPRRRRAKVAAARHAEDLLAQRLGDEPGMAPVAASMGISIDQLDGIRHDAWRRHGISLDAQDDEECRLLELVPDPSGQEGYAVYEWSDVRAHLEQAQARLSERERTILELYFNEGLTQTEIGALLGITEARVSQIRRRSLDVLEQALEPTLRYAA, from the coding sequence ATGCAAACCGCCCCCCTTTCCATTGAAGAATGCGCGCTCGCCTTCGTGGCCGAGCCCGTCCAGGCCCACCGGGACCGCGTCGTCGCGGCCATGGAGCCCGTCATCCGATCCATCATCGCCAAACTGCCCCTGCCGTCCGACGTGCTGGCGCAAGCTTCCGAATTGGTACAGGTGGGCGTGATTGCCACGTTGCAGGCGCTCGATCAGTTCGATCCGACCACGGGAACGCGGTTCGTGACCTATGCCTATGCACGCATCCGTGGCGAGATCGTGGACCATCTGCGGCGGTTGGACCCGCTGCCACGCCGACGGCGCGCGAAAGTGGCCGCTGCACGGCATGCGGAAGACCTGCTTGCACAGCGTCTGGGCGATGAGCCCGGCATGGCACCGGTGGCCGCGTCCATGGGCATTTCCATCGATCAGTTGGATGGCATCCGACACGACGCCTGGCGTCGTCACGGGATTTCCCTGGATGCGCAGGACGACGAGGAGTGCCGCTTGCTGGAATTGGTTCCGGATCCGTCGGGCCAGGAGGGCTACGCCGTGTACGAGTGGTCGGATGTCCGTGCGCACCTGGAGCAGGCACAGGCCCGGCTGTCAGAGCGGGAGCGGACCATCCTGGAGTTGTACTTCAACGAAGGGCTGACGCAGACGGAAATCGGAGCGCTGCTGGGCATTACCGAGGCCCGCGTGTCACAGATCCGTCGCCGCTCATTGGATGTGCTGGAGCAGGCACTCGAACCGACCCTGCGCTACGCGGCCTGA